The following proteins come from a genomic window of Flavobacteriales bacterium:
- a CDS encoding ferritin (cytoplasmic iron storage protein): MLDKKIEKLLNHQIELEFESSQYYLSMASWAEKSGLNGISSFLYTQADEERVHMLKLFHYINDRGGHALVPTIGAPPKEYKDAREIFTKVLQHEQIVTKEINDLVDTCLKQKDYTTHNFLQWYVSEQIEEERLAQTLIDKLDLIGSDKGGMYLFDRDLASFTPKDQGAA, encoded by the coding sequence ATGCTTGACAAGAAGATTGAAAAACTGCTGAACCACCAGATCGAGCTGGAGTTCGAATCATCTCAATATTACCTTTCCATGGCCTCGTGGGCCGAAAAGTCGGGATTGAACGGTATCAGTTCGTTCCTCTACACACAGGCAGATGAGGAACGCGTGCACATGCTGAAGTTGTTCCATTACATCAACGACCGTGGCGGCCACGCACTGGTTCCGACCATCGGTGCGCCACCTAAAGAATACAAGGATGCGCGCGAGATCTTCACGAAAGTGTTGCAGCATGAGCAGATCGTGACCAAAGAGATCAATGACCTTGTGGATACATGCCTCAAGCAGAAAGACTACACTACGCATAACTTCCTGCAATGGTATGTTTCTGAGCAGATCGAAGAAGAGCGGTTGGCGCAGACGCTGATCGATAAACTCGACCTGATCGGTTCTGACAAGGGCGGCATGTATCTGTTCGATCGCGATCTGGCAAGCTTTACCCCGAAGGATCAAGGCGCTGCTTAA
- a CDS encoding phosphotransferase: protein MPVNTEFEHDLGKLLVRHNLGVLVSTESVSGGDINETYRLKTTEGQFFLKKNSAVRFPNMFEAEKRGLELLSASDFIVPKPVFVGHVENQQILILEWIQRGSPRPEFWNVFGRNLAKMHSILNGSFGLDHDNYIGSLPQRNSEHGTWADFYREERLIPQMKLAEKNGLLTSAMKRGFEALFVELENIFPTEKSSLLHGDLWSGNMMVAADGLSSIYDPAVYFGHREMDLAMMTLFGGFGNAWVEAYNEVYPLESGWQERFPIGQLYPLMVHVNLFGGGYGSDVEHILKRF from the coding sequence GTGCCTGTGAATACGGAATTTGAGCACGATCTGGGCAAACTGCTGGTCCGGCACAACTTGGGTGTGCTGGTTTCCACAGAAAGCGTTTCGGGAGGCGACATCAACGAAACCTACCGTCTGAAAACCACTGAAGGACAGTTTTTCCTCAAAAAGAACAGCGCTGTACGATTTCCGAACATGTTCGAAGCTGAAAAACGCGGACTGGAACTGCTTTCAGCCTCCGATTTCATCGTTCCGAAGCCTGTTTTCGTAGGCCATGTAGAAAATCAGCAGATTCTCATTTTGGAATGGATTCAACGGGGTTCTCCGAGACCGGAATTCTGGAACGTATTCGGAAGAAACTTGGCCAAAATGCACTCCATTTTAAATGGATCTTTCGGCCTCGATCATGACAATTACATCGGGTCGTTGCCGCAGCGGAATTCAGAACATGGAACATGGGCAGATTTCTACAGAGAAGAACGGCTTATTCCACAGATGAAACTGGCCGAAAAGAATGGTCTACTTACCTCTGCAATGAAACGAGGGTTCGAGGCGTTGTTCGTGGAACTTGAGAACATCTTCCCTACCGAGAAATCGAGCCTGCTGCATGGCGATCTTTGGAGCGGAAACATGATGGTTGCAGCAGATGGCTTGTCCAGTATATACGACCCGGCCGTGTATTTCGGCCATCGCGAAATGGATCTGGCCATGATGACGCTTTTCGGTGGTTTTGGCAATGCCTGGGTTGAGGCCTACAACGAAGTTTATCCGCTGGAAAGCGGATGGCAGGAACGCTTTCCCATCGGGCAGCTCTACCCGCTTATGGTGCATGTGAATCTTTTTGGAGGCGGATATGGGAGCGATGTGGAGCATATTCTTAAGCGGTTCTAA
- a CDS encoding T9SS type A sorting domain-containing protein, producing the protein MKTIKTLALLLLTATGLLAQPNPDNMFIDGYVTDASGNAVANQQVCVYYNSSNPALPSDSLCTNTDSIGYYFLPIQNGSLTGPNVDFNVFTYDPCSQQLLTQTRSNYQGTIDTANVNFHVCLNGTGCNGLTPLISTTSNWSNNQWVIIFTAGATGGTPAYTYQWGGVMANQTGPTVTYLAAPNQVFDICLTVADANGCTATTCDTVYSGGSQNPCTASIQVDSSLLGISLTASSTGVAPFTYLWNSGDTTAQISGLAPDSVYCVTVTDANGCMATDCYTNANSIGCSAYIQATTDSFGITTFVASSNGTAPFTYSWSTGQITQSIMAEVAGVYCVEVIDANGCSATACDTIPQPNSNGCSVQISSSQNPVDPYTYLLSASSSGVAPFTYLWDNGDTTQTVTYSFNQQGIFGACVTVTDATGCTATDCDTLVVDTNSTGNCTAGFYYYSSSNPNNPIVEGEAVNFYFSGSLANTNFYSWSVQGMGASLYSYNMNPVFTFPAAGTYQVCVTVYDSLINCSDTQCMTVWVDSSTFSGCDASFISSGQTPIGYTFTANVQDSSLYYYWTIDNQFAGNGSSLYSPGFTNGVHTICLNLIDSLNMCSDQQCQTITVGSNNCYGYISGQVYAGSSNQPLDLGVVYLITYDSLTNQLTAVDSMVVDSGNYYFFGPLACGNYLVKAAASQGSQYFSNHIPTYYGNSPFWGFAQTVSLAQANSQVAADITLIAANNPGGSGFIGGDVTQGANKTDEGDPLAGMEVLLFTENGDAVAHTVTDASGTFSFSDLGYGTYQVYVEVLGVQTIPAVVTIGENEPSVNDVHILASETLISTGIEAFNFDGAISEVYPNPVADRAYIGFNLPSEVMVDISILDLTGRTISTESVAIAGGENKFTISTDKLNSGYYFLNIQDVDGNFSVTRKFMRVD; encoded by the coding sequence ATGAAAACGATAAAAACACTTGCTCTGCTGCTGCTTACGGCCACAGGTCTGTTGGCACAGCCAAATCCCGACAACATGTTCATTGATGGATATGTGACAGATGCCAGCGGAAATGCGGTGGCCAATCAACAGGTCTGCGTTTATTACAACTCAAGCAACCCGGCCCTACCGTCCGATTCGTTGTGTACCAACACCGACTCAATCGGATATTACTTTCTTCCAATTCAGAACGGATCGCTCACCGGTCCCAATGTGGATTTCAACGTGTTCACCTACGATCCATGTTCGCAGCAACTGCTCACACAAACGCGAAGCAACTATCAGGGAACCATCGACACGGCAAATGTCAATTTTCATGTATGCTTGAATGGAACGGGTTGCAACGGTCTCACTCCGCTCATTTCTACAACCTCCAATTGGAGCAATAATCAATGGGTCATCATATTTACTGCTGGAGCTACTGGAGGTACTCCTGCATATACCTATCAATGGGGAGGTGTAATGGCCAACCAAACGGGGCCCACCGTCACCTACTTGGCGGCACCGAACCAAGTGTTTGACATTTGTTTGACCGTTGCCGATGCAAATGGCTGCACAGCTACAACATGCGATACGGTCTATTCTGGTGGGAGTCAGAACCCCTGTACAGCCTCCATCCAAGTGGATAGTTCGCTGCTGGGAATCTCACTTACCGCCAGCAGCACGGGCGTGGCTCCCTTCACCTATCTATGGAATTCTGGAGATACTACGGCCCAGATCTCCGGGTTGGCTCCCGATAGCGTTTACTGCGTAACGGTTACGGATGCGAACGGATGCATGGCAACAGACTGCTACACCAATGCGAACTCCATCGGTTGCTCGGCTTACATTCAGGCAACGACTGACTCGTTTGGCATCACCACGTTTGTAGCCAGTTCTAATGGAACCGCTCCGTTCACCTATAGTTGGTCAACAGGCCAGATCACCCAAAGCATCATGGCAGAAGTTGCCGGGGTCTACTGTGTGGAGGTCATAGATGCCAATGGCTGTTCGGCAACCGCATGTGATACTATTCCGCAGCCGAACAGTAACGGCTGCTCCGTGCAGATCAGCTCTTCTCAGAATCCGGTCGATCCATACACTTACCTACTTAGTGCCAGTTCATCAGGTGTTGCTCCATTCACCTACCTGTGGGACAATGGCGACACGACACAGACCGTTACATACAGTTTCAACCAACAGGGAATTTTCGGGGCGTGCGTTACGGTAACGGATGCCACGGGCTGCACGGCCACAGATTGCGACACGCTGGTGGTAGATACCAATAGCACGGGCAACTGTACCGCTGGATTCTATTACTATTCAAGCTCCAACCCGAATAACCCGATCGTGGAAGGAGAGGCTGTGAACTTCTATTTCAGCGGTTCGCTTGCAAATACCAATTTCTACAGTTGGTCGGTGCAAGGAATGGGAGCGTCTCTTTATTCATACAACATGAATCCGGTTTTCACTTTCCCGGCAGCTGGAACCTACCAAGTATGTGTAACCGTGTATGATAGTTTGATCAACTGTTCGGATACGCAGTGTATGACCGTTTGGGTCGACAGCTCAACCTTTTCTGGCTGCGATGCCTCCTTCATATCATCTGGGCAAACACCGATAGGTTACACATTTACTGCGAACGTGCAGGATTCGAGCCTCTACTATTATTGGACGATCGATAATCAATTTGCGGGTAATGGCTCAAGTCTGTATTCTCCAGGATTTACAAATGGAGTACACACCATCTGCCTGAACTTGATCGATTCGTTGAACATGTGTTCCGATCAGCAATGCCAGACCATTACGGTTGGAAGCAATAATTGCTACGGCTATATTTCTGGACAAGTGTATGCCGGAAGCAGCAATCAACCACTGGATCTGGGCGTGGTCTATCTCATCACCTACGATTCGCTTACCAATCAGCTTACAGCGGTTGATAGCATGGTGGTTGATTCTGGAAATTACTACTTCTTCGGCCCATTGGCCTGCGGCAATTATTTGGTGAAAGCAGCCGCCTCGCAGGGAAGCCAATACTTCAGCAATCACATTCCAACCTATTACGGCAACTCACCTTTCTGGGGATTTGCACAAACCGTGTCGCTGGCGCAGGCCAACTCTCAGGTAGCGGCCGATATTACGCTTATTGCAGCCAATAATCCTGGCGGTTCAGGCTTCATTGGTGGCGATGTGACGCAAGGAGCCAACAAGACCGATGAGGGCGACCCGTTGGCAGGAATGGAAGTGCTGCTCTTTACCGAGAATGGCGATGCGGTGGCGCATACAGTTACGGATGCCAGCGGAACATTCAGCTTCAGCGATCTGGGCTATGGAACCTATCAGGTTTATGTGGAGGTTTTGGGTGTTCAGACAATACCTGCGGTTGTGACGATCGGGGAAAATGAGCCATCGGTCAATGATGTGCACATTCTTGCATCCGAAACGCTTATTTCAACGGGTATTGAAGCGTTCAATTTCGATGGAGCGATCAGTGAGGTTTACCCGAATCCGGTAGCCGACCGCGCATACATTGGATTCAACCTTCCAAGTGAGGTGATGGTGGATATTTCCATCCTCGACCTGACGGGTCGTACCATCTCAACGGAAAGTGTGGCCATTGCTGGCGGAGAGAACAAGTTCACCATCAGCACAGATAAACTGAACAGCGGTTATTACTTCCTCAATATTCAGGATGTGGATGGCAACTTTAGCGTAACACGTAAATTCATGAGAGTCGATTGA
- a CDS encoding redoxin domain-containing protein — translation MQKPNLMMGLIHLVLSTLLFACGGAQQEPTNQANDTQEKPSGHMHVEMQINGAGNDVAKLLGVFGNQNYLLDSAKADANGLFVFDADSLLPNGFYYLMLKSDNSYFQLLLGKDQEFKLTTTKGDYVNSMNVNGCLDNELLYKNLKFEAEFGNRLNPVNKQLEGLQEGTSEYTRFKAEQDKLVKERADHVKWFEDNHPNAFFTKFKMSGQNPELTYPKLPNGEVDQVAQVYAYRKAFFDNVDFAADWTMRTPVYANKLRRYIRELTPQNADSLIKYSDELITKTKGNKELFKFTVNWIALEYKTPKTMGTEALYVHMIDKYWTPELAFWSNPEEIKGLRGEISLMKPSLLGKIGQDVQATNEKGEPVSIYGMKTPIKVVYIYSYDCEHCQKETPDMVRVYNEWKNRGLDVFALCLDEDKAKWQEFIRKNNMTFHNAFDPERKSRFDRKYHIDITPELYVLDKNNKIIASNLAPNQLPEFLEGEYAKNPW, via the coding sequence ATGCAAAAACCGAATCTGATGATGGGTCTCATTCATTTGGTTCTGTCAACGCTATTGTTTGCGTGTGGCGGAGCACAGCAAGAACCGACTAACCAAGCCAACGACACGCAGGAAAAACCCAGCGGCCACATGCATGTGGAGATGCAGATAAACGGGGCTGGTAACGATGTGGCCAAGCTGCTGGGCGTTTTCGGTAACCAGAACTATCTGCTCGATTCGGCCAAAGCCGATGCAAACGGCCTGTTCGTTTTCGATGCCGATTCGCTGCTTCCCAACGGCTTCTACTACCTGATGCTGAAATCTGACAACAGCTATTTTCAATTGCTTCTGGGCAAGGATCAGGAATTCAAACTCACAACCACTAAAGGCGATTATGTGAATTCGATGAACGTAAATGGCTGCCTGGACAATGAGTTGCTGTACAAGAACCTGAAGTTTGAGGCGGAGTTCGGAAACCGTTTGAACCCCGTGAACAAGCAGCTTGAAGGATTACAAGAGGGAACGTCCGAATACACGCGTTTCAAAGCCGAGCAGGACAAACTGGTGAAGGAGCGTGCCGATCATGTGAAATGGTTTGAGGACAATCATCCGAACGCGTTCTTTACCAAATTCAAGATGTCTGGGCAAAATCCGGAACTGACCTACCCGAAGCTCCCGAACGGAGAAGTTGACCAAGTGGCGCAGGTTTATGCCTACCGAAAAGCGTTTTTTGATAATGTGGATTTTGCGGCTGACTGGACCATGCGAACGCCCGTTTACGCCAACAAGCTTCGCAGATACATCCGCGAACTGACGCCTCAGAATGCAGATTCGTTGATCAAATATTCCGATGAGCTCATTACCAAAACAAAGGGTAACAAGGAGCTTTTCAAATTCACCGTGAATTGGATCGCGCTCGAATACAAAACGCCCAAAACAATGGGAACAGAGGCGCTTTACGTACACATGATCGACAAATATTGGACGCCTGAACTCGCGTTCTGGTCAAATCCAGAAGAGATAAAAGGACTGCGTGGAGAGATCAGCCTGATGAAACCGAGTCTTTTAGGTAAGATCGGACAGGATGTGCAGGCAACGAACGAAAAAGGTGAGCCTGTTTCCATTTATGGCATGAAAACTCCGATAAAAGTGGTTTACATCTACTCGTACGACTGCGAGCATTGCCAGAAGGAAACGCCCGATATGGTGCGTGTTTACAACGAATGGAAAAACCGCGGGCTGGATGTGTTCGCGCTGTGCTTGGATGAGGACAAAGCGAAGTGGCAAGAGTTCATCCGCAAGAACAACATGACGTTCCACAATGCTTTTGACCCTGAGCGCAAAAGTCGTTTCGACCGAAAATATCATATCGACATCACACCCGAACTCTACGTGCTTGACAAGAACAACAAGATCATTGCAAGCAACTTGGCACCGAACCAGCTACCAGAATTCTTAGAGGGCGAGTACGCGAAAAATCCGTGGTAA
- a CDS encoding acylphosphatase yields MTIAARQITVSGKVQGVWFRKYTCDKAREFGLKGTVQNLETGQVLIHAIGPPQLVASLEQWCWQGSPESKVTDVRSVEVEPKPYTTFDIIE; encoded by the coding sequence ATGACGATCGCTGCACGACAGATAACGGTTTCAGGGAAAGTTCAAGGAGTTTGGTTCCGCAAATACACGTGCGATAAGGCGCGGGAATTTGGATTGAAAGGAACGGTACAGAACCTTGAAACGGGTCAGGTGCTGATCCATGCGATTGGCCCGCCTCAATTGGTTGCTTCTTTGGAGCAATGGTGCTGGCAAGGCTCGCCAGAATCGAAGGTAACGGATGTGAGATCGGTTGAAGTGGAGCCGAAGCCTTACACAACGTTCGATATCATTGAGTAA
- a CDS encoding IS3 family transposase, translating into HYDTVEELKDELLQYLFYYNEMRHHQGINDIPLNFRKSLPN; encoded by the coding sequence ACACTATGACACCGTTGAGGAACTGAAGGATGAGCTCCTACAATATCTCTTTTACTACAACGAAATGAGGCATCATCAAGGAATAAATGACATACCTCTTAACTTTAGAAAATCATTACCGAATTAG